From the genome of Vigna angularis cultivar LongXiaoDou No.4 chromosome 11, ASM1680809v1, whole genome shotgun sequence, one region includes:
- the LOC108332496 gene encoding disease resistance protein RUN1: MASSSSNVISSESASSSSDHSSDTIQNQDHRYDVFISFRGSDTRNSFVDHLYHHLLRKGIFVFKDDLDLRKGESISSELLQAIRGSRISIIVFSQDYPSSSWCLDEMATIADCKQQSNQTVFPVFYDVYPSHVRHQIGPYENAFVLHRSKFKEEPNKVLRWEKAMTDLANSTGWDVRNKTEFGEIDKIVEAVIETLSHKFSGFVNDLIGIQPRVQALEDKLRLNSKPDDVQVLGIWGMGGIGKTTHAAVLYDKMSHRFDGSCFIEDVSKLYRDGGHTAVQKQIIQQTLKEKSLDTCSPSEVSGIVRNRLRKKNILVVLDNVDELEQLEHLEINSKLLCKGSRVIIISRDEHILKVYGADVIHKVSLMNDKDARELFYTKAFKSEEQNSSCVELIPEVLKYAQCLPLAVRVVGSFLCGRNSREWRDTLNRFENNPDNNKIMDVLQISFDGLHCTEKEIYLHIACFFNEESEDYVKRILECCNLHPHIGIQIMIEKSLITIKDQQIHMHDMLQELGKKIVRNQCPEEPESWSRIWLYKDLFHVLTTETGTNRVKAIVLNEKEAISECSVDGLSKMKNLRLLILYHKSFSGSLNFLSQKLQYLLWHDYPFSSLPSSFAAYDLVELNMPNSSINCLWEGRKHFPCLKRMDLSNSKYLRETPDFTKVPNLERLDLSGCTDLSFVHPSIGLLQQLAFLSLRNCSNLISIEFGNGFSLSSLRVLHFSGCTKLENTPDFTWTTNLEYLDFDGCTSLSSVHESIGVLTKLTFLSLRDCTSLVSIPSNNNIMKSLQTLDFSGCFQLTDLSLGKSFRISLILLDISFCNLLKVPDAIGDLLCLERLNMEGNNFFFIPSSIHKLRSLTYLNVSHCHWLHRLPYLSTRISSSTGRYFKTVSGSRDHRSGLYFFDCPKIDWMDRPSYQEWLLRLAKNPCSFRCGFDIVVPWGLELPGWLKQRFKGDSVIRIVEFNEDDDWIGFVFGVIFERKNGAVVARSSSHPFYLSFESEETEEYFDMQLNLERDKVDGSKHLWVIYISRKHCHFVKTGAHISFKAHPSLEINAWGMKSMFRKDSMFLERHVNFDFVEKSSTNSGPKFKLPYNWLVTDEDEVENIKAKAKENNLSYAGLY, translated from the exons ATGGCATCATCATCTTCCAATGTTATCTCATCAGAatcagcttcttcttcttccgatcatTCCTCGGACACCATCCAAAACCAAGACCACAGGTACGATGTGTTCATCAGTTTCAGAGGTTCTGACACCCGCAACTCTTTCGTTGATCATCTCTACCATCATCTTCTCCgaaagggtatttttgtctttaaagACGACCTCGACCTCCGCAAAGGAGAATCCATTTCATCAGAGCTTCTACAAGCAATCAGAGGTTCTCGAATTTCTATCATTGTCTTCTCCCAAGATTATCCTTCCTCCTCGTGGTGTTTGGACGAAATGGCCACTATAGCTGATTGCAAACAACAATCTAACCAAACTGTTTTCCCTGTTTTCTATGATGTTTATCCATCTCACGTTAGACATCAGATTGGACCGTATGAGAATGCTTTTGTTTTACACCGATCGAAATTTAAAGAAGAGCCAAACAAGGTCCTTCGATGGGAGAAAGCTATGACGGATTTGGCCAATTCAACTGGTTGGGATGTCAGAAACAA GACAGAATTCGGGGAAATTGATAAGATTGTTGAAGCGGTAATAGAAACACTGAGTCATAAATTCTCTGGGTTTGTTAATGATCTTATTGGGATACAACCTCGCGTACAAGCATTGGAAGATAAATTAAGGTTAAATTCAAAACCTGATGATGTTCAAGTTTTAGGAATTTGGGGAATGGGTGGAATAGGAAAGACGACTCATGCAGCTGTGTTATATGACAAAATGTCTCATAGGTTTGATGGTTCTTGTTTCATTGAGGATGTGAGCAAACTTTATAGAGATGGTGGCCATACTGCTGTTCAAAAGCAAATTATTCAACAAACTTTGAAGGAAAAAAGTCTAGATACATGCAGTCCTAGTGAAGTATCAGGGATTGTAAGAAATCGGCTTCGTAAGAAAAACATTCTTGTAGTTCTTGACAATGTTGATGAATTAGAGCAATTGGAGCATTTGGAAATAAATTCTAAATTGCTTTGCAAAGGAAGTAGAGTGATTATTATCAGCAGGGATGAGCATATTCTAAAAGTGTACGGAGCTGATGTAATACACAAAGTATCATTAATGAATGATAAAGATGCTCGTGAATTGTTTTATACAAAAGCTTTCAAAAGTGAAGAGCAAAACAGTAGTTGTGTGGAGTTGATTCCTGAGGTACTCAAATATGCCCAATGTCTTCCATTAGCAGTTAGAGTGGTAGGGTCTTTCTTGTGTGGAAGAAATTCTAGAGAATGGAGAGATACTTTGAATAGATTTGAGAATAATccagataataataaaatcatggATGTACTTCAAATAAGTTTTGATGGGCTACACTGTacggaaaaagaaatatatttacaCATTGCTTGTTTCTTTAACGAAGAGAGCGAGGATTATGTTAAGCGAATTCTGGAGTGTTGTAACTTACACCCTCACATTGGAATTCAAATAATGATTGAGAAATCGCTCATAACAATTAAAGATCAACAAATTCATATGCATGATATGTTGCAAGAATTGGGGAAGAAGATTGTTCGCAACCAATGTCCCGAAGAACCAGAATCATGGAGTAGAATATGGCTTTATAAAGATCTCTTTCATGTGTTGACGACCGAAACG GGAACAAATCGTGTTAAAGCCATAGTTCTAAATGAAAAGGAAGCTATTTCAGAATGTAGCGTTGATGGATTGTCAAAAATGAAGAACCTTAGATTACTCATATTATATCATAAAAGCTTTTCGGGAAgccttaattttctttctcagAAGCTGCAATATCTTTTGTGGCATGAttatcctttttcttctttgccaTCAAGTTTTGCAGCCTATGACCTTGTGGAATTGAACATGCCTAATAGTAGCATCAACTGCTTATGGGAAGGCCGCAAG CATTTCCCATGTCTGAAAAGAATGGATTTGAGTAACTCCAAATATCTTAGGGAGACTCCTGATTTTACTAAGGTCCCAAACCTTGAGCGTCTGGATCTTTCAGGATGCACAGATTTATCATTTGTCCACCCATCAATTGGGCTTCTTCAACAGCTTGCTTTCTTGAGTTTAAGAAATTGCAGCAATCTCATCAGCATCGAATTTGGCAATGGATTTAGTCTAAGTTCCTTGAGAGTTCTACATTTCTCTGGTTGCACTAAACTTGAAAACACCCCAGATTTTACATGGACAACAAATCTTGAGTACCTTGACTTCGATGGATGTACAAGTTTGTCCTCGGTTCATGAATCTATTGGAGTCCTTACAAAGCTTACATTCTTGAGTTTGAGAGACTGCACAAGCCTTGTTAGTATACCTAGCAACAATAATATCATGAAATCTCTCCAGACTCTAGATTTCTCTGGCTGTTTTCAACTTACTGATTTGTCCTTAGGGAAATCTTTCAGGATCTCTTTGATTCTTTTGGACATAAGCTTCTGCAATCTTCTTAAAGTACCTGATGCTATTGGAGACTTGTTGTGTTTAGAAAGACTGAATATGGAgggaaacaattttttttttataccatCTTCCATTCACAAGCTTCGTAGTCTAACGTATTTAAACGTGTCCCATTGCCATTGGCTTCACCGTTTGCCTTACCTTTCAACAAGAATTTCTTCATCTACGGGAAGGTACTTCAAAACGGTATCTGGATCTCGTGATCATAGATCAGGCCTATATTTTTTCGATTGTCCCAAGATAGATTGGATGGATCGACCCAGTTACCAAGAATGGCTTTTAAGACTAGCTAAG AATCCATGTTCTTTTAGGTGTGGCTTTGACATTGTTGTTCCTTGGGGTTTGGAACTTCCAGGTTGGTTAAAACAGAGATTTAAAGGGGATTCGGTTATAAGGATAGTGGAATTTAATGAGGATGACGACTGGATTGGGTTTGTTTTCGGTGTTATATTTGAGCGAAAGAATGGTGCTGTGGTTGCGAGGTCTTCATCACATCCATTTTATCTGTCTTTTGAAAGTGAAGAGACAGAAGAATACTTCGACATGCAACTGAATTTGGAGCGGGACAAAGTGGATGGATCAAAGCATCTTTGGGTTATTTACATCTCTCGAAAACACTGTCATTTTGTGAAAACAGGAGCACATATCTCATTTAAAGCGCATCCAAGTCTTGAGATTAATGCATGGGGGATGAAGAGTATGTTCCGGAAAGATTCAATGTTCTTAGAACGCCATGTGAACTTTGATTTTGTAGAAAAAAGCAGCACCAATTCTGGTCCTAAATTCAAGCTTCCTTACAATTGGTTGGTCacagatgaagatgaagttgagAATATTAAGgcaaaggcaaaagaaaataatttgtctTATGCAGGCCTTTATTAA